CATTGAATTCATTTTTTGTTCCATTATTAGACGAGAATCCTTGATTGCTTCATTGTAAAAGTATGGTCCTAGATGATTTTTAAAAAAATCAAATGCATTTTCTGCAGCAATCAAACCAATTTCTTCATTTCTTTCCTCATAGAAATATCGCTGAATCTCTGAAATCATCTTATCTTTTTGCTGTTTCTTGAACTGAATAAACAAGGTTTATCGCTCCCTTTTTAATCTCTACATAGTGTTATTTTCCATTAAAAAAGGGAAACCATCAAGTGGTTTCCCCTAAATTAATATTTAGATTAACTACTTGTTTCCACGATATCTAAGAATAGATATCTCCTACTTATTAGAGCAACCGAAAAAGAACAAAGAAAAAGTCCAGTTGCCACAATGAAGGTGGTTCTTACATTAAACAATTCGGTAATCCACCCCTTCACCAGTGATGATATACCAAAAGCACCAAATATCAATGTACCTCTCGCAGAATAGGCTTTAGCTAAAAGTTGTTCTTTTGCGGTTTTTTGGATAATTGTAGTCTCTGCAACATCACGAGCCATCTGCGGCAATCCAAACAAAAAGGAAACGAAT
The DNA window shown above is from Neobacillus sp. WH10 and carries:
- a CDS encoding DUF2164 domain-containing protein; its protein translation is MFIQFKKQQKDKMISEIQRYFYEERNEEIGLIAAENAFDFFKNHLGPYFYNEAIKDSRLIMEQKMNSMEEELFSLEKKL